Proteins encoded together in one Mycobacterium simiae window:
- a CDS encoding zinc-binding metallopeptidase family protein, which produces MTHNDADDLLQELLWSYGPCGQEDVVRAICARELEPVVDDMWIDDAGNLIGFVGAATGSGTDTEQNRHRWTPTTGPGTGTRVLAHLDELSMLVKRIEPDGSLRVTQLGVMYPGNFGLGPVAVLGDNETFTAVLTHGSEHTTKESPRIWETKPDQGDRALDWQHVYVFTGRNQEQLAAAGVHAGTRVCVDRSKRTLVDVGDYIGCYFLDDRAAVTALLRAARLLRDRGLRPAVDAYLVFTTNEEIGGIGGCYASATLPGTLTLALEVGPTEEEYETTVRGGPIVGYSDALCVYDKDIADRLMRTAADRGLTPQAAVLGAFESDASRAKAGGLTPRAGLLCLPTLSTHGFEVITRGAIDAMAAIVADFLVA; this is translated from the coding sequence ATGACGCACAACGATGCCGACGACCTGCTGCAGGAACTGTTGTGGAGCTACGGTCCCTGCGGTCAGGAGGACGTGGTGCGCGCCATATGCGCGCGTGAACTCGAGCCCGTTGTCGACGACATGTGGATCGACGACGCTGGCAACCTGATCGGATTCGTCGGTGCCGCAACCGGTTCCGGTACCGACACTGAACAGAATCGGCACCGGTGGACTCCAACGACGGGGCCGGGCACCGGAACCCGCGTCCTGGCACACCTAGATGAGCTGTCGATGCTGGTCAAGCGGATCGAGCCGGACGGGTCCCTGCGCGTCACACAGCTCGGCGTGATGTATCCGGGCAACTTCGGTCTTGGTCCGGTGGCGGTGCTCGGCGACAACGAGACGTTCACCGCGGTTCTCACGCACGGCTCTGAACACACCACGAAGGAGAGTCCGCGGATCTGGGAGACCAAGCCCGATCAAGGCGACCGAGCGCTGGACTGGCAACACGTCTACGTCTTCACCGGTCGCAACCAAGAGCAGCTGGCGGCCGCCGGAGTCCATGCCGGGACCCGGGTCTGTGTCGACCGAAGCAAAAGGACACTGGTCGACGTCGGTGACTACATCGGCTGCTACTTCCTCGACGACCGCGCCGCCGTGACAGCCCTGCTACGCGCCGCCCGGCTGCTACGCGACCGGGGACTACGGCCGGCCGTGGATGCCTACCTGGTCTTCACCACAAACGAAGAGATCGGCGGGATCGGTGGCTGCTACGCCAGTGCCACGCTGCCGGGCACGCTCACCCTGGCGCTCGAGGTGGGACCCACTGAAGAGGAGTACGAGACCACCGTCCGCGGAGGACCGATCGTGGGTTACAGCGACGCGTTGTGCGTTTACGACAAGGACATCGCCGACCGGCTGATGCGGACGGCCGCCGATCGGGGCCTGACGCCCCAGGCCGCGGTGCTGGGCGCTTTCGAAAGCGATGCGTCTCGCGCCAAGGCCGGGGGTCTGACGCCGCGTGCCGGACTGCTGTGTCTGCCCACCTTGAGCACGCACGGTTTCGAAGTCATCACCCGCGGTGCGATCGACGCGATGGCCGCGATCGTCGCCGACTTTCTGGTGGCCTAG
- a CDS encoding SDR family oxidoreductase, producing MRFENKVAIVTGSGGGIGRAYVEALAREGAAVVVADINAEAADGVAKQITADGGTAISIPVDVSDPESAKAMADRTLAEFGGIDYLVNNAAIFGGMKLDFLLTIEPEYYKKFMSVNLDGALWCTRAVYKKMSKRGGGAIVNQSSTAAWLYSNYYGLAKVGINGLTQQLSRELGGRNIRINAIAPGPIDTEASRTTTPKEMVDDIVKGLPLSRMGTPEDLVGMCLFLLSDEAKWITGQIFNVDGGQVIRS from the coding sequence ATGAGATTCGAAAACAAGGTCGCGATCGTCACCGGATCGGGCGGCGGCATCGGCCGGGCCTACGTCGAGGCGCTGGCGCGCGAGGGCGCCGCGGTCGTCGTCGCCGACATCAACGCCGAGGCGGCCGACGGGGTGGCCAAGCAGATCACCGCCGACGGCGGCACGGCCATCAGCATCCCCGTTGACGTGTCGGATCCGGAGTCGGCCAAGGCGATGGCCGATCGCACGCTGGCCGAGTTCGGCGGCATCGACTACCTCGTCAACAACGCGGCGATCTTCGGCGGGATGAAGCTGGACTTCCTGCTGACCATTGAGCCCGAGTACTACAAGAAGTTCATGAGCGTCAATCTCGACGGAGCGCTGTGGTGTACGCGTGCGGTGTACAAGAAGATGAGCAAGCGCGGTGGCGGGGCGATCGTCAACCAGTCCTCCACCGCGGCGTGGTTGTACTCCAACTACTACGGACTGGCCAAGGTCGGCATTAACGGTCTGACCCAGCAGCTCTCGCGCGAGCTGGGTGGCCGCAACATCCGGATCAACGCGATCGCACCCGGACCGATCGACACCGAGGCCAGTCGGACCACCACGCCCAAAGAGATGGTGGACGACATCGTCAAAGGACTTCCGTTGTCTCGCATGGGAACTCCCGAGGATCTGGTCGGCATGTGCCTGTTCCTGCTCTCCGATGAGGCCAAGTGGATCACCGGGCAGATCTTCAACGTCGACGGCGGGCAGGTAATCCGGTCATGA
- a CDS encoding MSMEG_0565 family glycosyltransferase, with protein MTLRVALLTYSTKPRGGVVHTLSLAEALAGLGIDVTVWSLARANDSGFFRTVDPAVKVRLVEFIDYPGDTVTDRVVRSIELLSKAFRPGDYDIVHAQDCISANAVGDCIRTIHHLDEFTTAVLAACHEQAITKPYARICVSTAVADEVASKWGFYPTVIPNGVHAQRFIDAAADDAAATAARAQWRDRLGRYLLTVGGIEPRKGTIDLVDAYHLVRQGVPDLALVIAGGETLFDYREYRAAFERRCAELDVEPTILGAVDDRQLPSLVAGCDAFCFPSTKEGFGLAALEALAAGRPVVARDLPVLREVFRTTITYAHDAIGMAAGLTTAIQGCYDPTPGRRLAQTMTWAVAAQAHIDFYRDHPKPLRQRSSRH; from the coding sequence ATGACGCTACGTGTTGCATTGCTGACTTACTCGACCAAGCCGCGCGGCGGTGTCGTCCACACGTTGAGCCTCGCCGAAGCGCTCGCCGGGCTCGGGATCGACGTGACGGTGTGGTCATTGGCACGCGCCAACGACAGCGGCTTCTTTCGCACCGTCGACCCCGCCGTGAAGGTGCGCCTAGTGGAGTTCATCGACTACCCGGGCGACACCGTCACCGATCGTGTCGTCCGCTCGATCGAACTGCTGAGCAAGGCATTCAGGCCCGGCGACTACGACATCGTGCACGCCCAGGACTGCATCAGTGCCAACGCCGTCGGCGACTGCATCCGCACCATTCATCATCTCGACGAGTTCACCACCGCAGTCCTGGCTGCGTGTCACGAGCAGGCCATCACCAAACCCTACGCACGGATTTGCGTTTCCACTGCCGTCGCCGACGAAGTCGCCTCGAAGTGGGGTTTTTATCCGACCGTTATTCCGAATGGTGTTCATGCACAGCGGTTTATCGATGCCGCCGCCGATGATGCCGCGGCAACGGCCGCGCGAGCACAGTGGCGGGACCGCCTGGGGCGGTACCTCCTCACGGTGGGTGGTATCGAACCGCGTAAAGGCACCATCGACTTGGTCGACGCCTACCACCTGGTGCGCCAAGGGGTTCCAGACCTCGCCCTGGTCATCGCGGGGGGTGAAACATTGTTCGACTACCGCGAGTATCGCGCCGCGTTTGAACGGCGGTGCGCCGAGCTCGACGTCGAACCGACCATCCTCGGGGCCGTCGACGACCGGCAATTGCCGAGCCTGGTGGCCGGATGTGACGCGTTCTGTTTTCCCTCCACCAAAGAGGGATTCGGCCTGGCCGCCCTCGAAGCACTGGCTGCGGGACGACCGGTGGTCGCACGCGACTTGCCGGTATTGCGCGAGGTTTTCCGAACCACGATCACGTACGCCCACGATGCCATTGGCATGGCCGCCGGCTTGACCACGGCCATCCAAGGTTGCTACGACCCCACGCCCGGACGCCGCCTCGCTCAGACTATGACGTGGGCTGTCGCCGCGCAGGCACACATCGACTTCTACCGCGACCACCCAAAACCACTGCGACAGAGATCTTCCCGCCACTAA
- a CDS encoding aldo/keto reductase codes for MPLDQYVTLGRSGLRVSPLCLGAMTFGEDLGWGTSVEESQRILDRYTELGGNFIDTANFYTRSHSEKIIGDHVGRHPARRDRLVIATKFSGNLYPGDPNGGGAGRKSLINACDNSLRRLQTDYIDLYWLHMWDVNTPIEETMAALDDLVAAGKVRYIGVSDTPAWKIVEANLIARFRGWSAFIGLQVEYSLLERTIEQELVPMADEFGLGITPWSPLKGGVLSGKYTRRNAGQHNAGRGALVDSFLTDKTYALIDELENIAAAHQWTVASVALAWVRAQRAVSSIIIGARTLSQLEDNVRAVDVNLGTDELARLSALTKPRLGFPQSMLEMATSMIQGGTTVNGVFAPPSEYVMPAGGRPY; via the coding sequence ATGCCTCTAGATCAATACGTGACACTCGGGCGCTCCGGCCTGCGTGTCAGCCCCCTCTGCCTGGGCGCGATGACGTTCGGAGAAGACCTTGGCTGGGGTACCAGTGTCGAAGAGTCCCAACGGATCCTCGACCGCTACACCGAACTCGGCGGCAACTTCATCGACACCGCCAACTTCTACACCAGAAGCCACTCGGAAAAGATCATCGGCGACCACGTCGGACGCCACCCCGCCCGTCGCGACCGCTTGGTCATCGCCACCAAGTTCAGCGGCAACCTCTATCCCGGCGACCCCAACGGGGGCGGCGCCGGCCGCAAGTCGTTGATCAACGCCTGTGATAACTCGTTGCGCCGCTTGCAAACCGATTACATCGACCTGTACTGGCTGCACATGTGGGATGTGAACACCCCCATCGAAGAGACGATGGCCGCACTCGACGACCTCGTCGCGGCGGGCAAGGTTCGCTACATCGGCGTCTCGGACACTCCGGCGTGGAAGATCGTCGAAGCCAATCTGATCGCCCGGTTCCGGGGCTGGTCGGCGTTTATCGGCTTGCAGGTCGAGTACTCGCTGCTGGAACGCACGATCGAACAGGAATTGGTGCCGATGGCCGACGAGTTCGGCCTCGGCATTACGCCCTGGTCTCCCTTGAAGGGTGGCGTGCTCAGCGGCAAGTACACGCGGCGAAACGCCGGACAGCACAACGCCGGTCGCGGCGCGCTGGTCGATTCGTTCCTCACCGACAAGACCTACGCGCTGATCGACGAGCTGGAGAATATCGCCGCCGCGCATCAGTGGACCGTCGCCAGCGTCGCCCTGGCGTGGGTGCGGGCCCAGCGTGCCGTCTCCTCCATCATCATCGGCGCGCGCACGCTCTCGCAGCTCGAGGACAATGTGCGCGCCGTGGACGTCAACCTTGGCACCGACGAACTGGCCCGGCTGAGTGCATTGACCAAGCCGAGGTTGGGTTTTCCGCAGAGCATGCTGGAAATGGCAACCAGCATGATCCAGGGTGGGACCACCGTCAACGGTGTCTTCGCACCGCCGTCGGAATACGTCATGCCCGCAGGCGGCCGGCCGTACTGA
- a CDS encoding carboxymuconolactone decarboxylase family protein, with product MDELRRKGLEKMNEVYGWEMPNVEGDAYFDLTVDHLFGSIWTRPGLSMRDKRIMTLTAVTAAGKRDLAEIQINAALLNGELSETELKEMAVFLTHYLGFPLGSALNGAVESVVAKRKKAAGAAEDKKANVDTALKMHSGKTPD from the coding sequence ATGGACGAACTACGCCGCAAGGGTCTCGAGAAAATGAACGAGGTCTACGGCTGGGAGATGCCCAATGTCGAGGGCGACGCCTACTTCGACCTGACCGTCGATCACTTGTTCGGCAGTATCTGGACACGCCCGGGATTGTCGATGCGCGACAAGCGCATCATGACGCTGACCGCGGTGACCGCGGCCGGGAAGCGGGACCTGGCCGAGATTCAGATCAACGCAGCGCTGCTCAACGGCGAACTCTCCGAGACCGAACTGAAGGAGATGGCCGTCTTCCTGACTCACTACCTGGGCTTCCCGCTCGGCTCCGCGCTCAACGGTGCGGTGGAGAGCGTCGTGGCCAAGCGCAAGAAGGCCGCGGGCGCAGCCGAGGACAAGAAGGCCAACGTCGACACTGCGCTGAAGATGCATTCGGGCAAGACGCCCGACTAG
- a CDS encoding MSMEG_0567/sll0787 family protein, protein MIPFSTNIEIAAVDSSILTGTPPAPAPFLIHPVESARELEAYRRIRHDAFVTDQGLFAGTDRDDVDEDPRAVVLVATTPDGQVLGGVRLAPATAVDLGWWTGSRLATHSARRIAGLGSALIRAACAYVESAGVLRFEATVQQRYAPLFTMLGWQMLGECTIASRPHAWIRWPLNPIQRIATATKSFLGPALEPLRAMPGGLGPAGFVGDDGTPIPGSDLIAACDAIVPAMVERDPEWAGWCSVLVNVNDLTAMGATPVGLLDAVGAPTPLLLDRVVAGLSAASAAWQVPVLGGHTQLGVPAALAVTALGRAATPIPAGGASAGDRIRLTVDTSGQWRPGYKGMQWDSTSTRSSGELVTMSRVVASMHPRAAKDVSMAGVVGTLGMMAEASRSGAELDVAAISRPADTAMGEWLTCFPGFAMLTAGDGLPVPDLPKGVVSAECGSLTATPGVRLRWPDGVVTMALDSPVTGLGPA, encoded by the coding sequence ATGATTCCGTTCAGCACCAACATCGAGATCGCGGCGGTGGATTCGTCGATTCTGACGGGCACGCCGCCAGCGCCCGCGCCGTTTCTGATCCATCCCGTCGAGTCCGCACGCGAACTCGAGGCCTACCGGCGGATACGCCACGATGCATTCGTCACCGATCAGGGTCTTTTCGCCGGAACAGACCGCGACGACGTCGACGAGGATCCACGGGCTGTCGTACTGGTCGCGACGACACCCGACGGCCAGGTACTCGGCGGAGTGCGGCTGGCGCCGGCCACGGCGGTTGACCTCGGCTGGTGGACCGGCTCGAGACTGGCGACACATTCGGCCCGCCGGATCGCGGGGTTGGGCTCCGCGCTCATTCGTGCCGCATGCGCCTACGTCGAATCGGCCGGCGTGCTGCGGTTCGAGGCCACCGTGCAGCAACGCTACGCGCCCCTGTTCACCATGCTGGGCTGGCAGATGCTGGGCGAATGCACCATCGCGTCGCGACCTCATGCGTGGATTCGCTGGCCACTGAACCCGATTCAGCGCATTGCAACGGCAACCAAATCATTCCTCGGGCCCGCGCTCGAGCCGCTGCGTGCCATGCCGGGTGGGCTCGGGCCGGCGGGATTCGTGGGCGATGACGGCACACCGATTCCCGGCAGCGATCTGATCGCCGCGTGCGACGCCATCGTCCCCGCGATGGTCGAGCGCGACCCCGAATGGGCGGGGTGGTGTTCGGTTCTGGTCAACGTCAACGACCTCACCGCGATGGGGGCTACGCCGGTCGGTCTGCTCGACGCCGTGGGCGCGCCGACGCCGCTCCTGCTCGACCGGGTGGTCGCCGGGTTGTCGGCCGCGTCGGCGGCATGGCAGGTGCCGGTGCTGGGCGGGCACACCCAACTGGGCGTTCCGGCGGCCTTGGCGGTCACCGCGCTGGGGCGGGCCGCGACTCCGATTCCGGCCGGCGGCGCATCGGCCGGCGACCGGATCCGGTTGACGGTCGACACCTCTGGTCAATGGCGACCAGGTTATAAAGGGATGCAATGGGATTCGACAAGCACACGCAGCAGCGGCGAACTCGTCACTATGAGCCGCGTGGTCGCATCGATGCATCCACGCGCCGCCAAGGACGTCAGTATGGCCGGCGTCGTCGGGACGCTGGGGATGATGGCGGAGGCCAGTCGATCCGGCGCCGAACTCGACGTGGCCGCGATTTCGCGGCCCGCTGACACCGCCATGGGCGAATGGCTCACGTGCTTCCCGGGATTCGCCATGCTCACCGCCGGCGACGGACTCCCGGTTCCAGATCTGCCCAAGGGCGTCGTGAGCGCGGAATGTGGTTCATTGACCGCGACCCCTGGGGTGAGGTTGCGCTGGCCGGACGGCGTTGTGACAATGGCGCTGGACTCCCCCGTCACCGGACTCGGGCCGGCTTGA
- a CDS encoding carbon-nitrogen hydrolase family protein, whose protein sequence is MALTTVAAVAAHFGRDLQRCLDKVLGITAAAAQDGVDLLVFPDACLGGYIGDFRTPDLNDPPPALDPDGPEIASVAAAAGSMTVCLGYAEAAPDGGRYNAAVCVCGDGILGTHRKVHQPAGESLTYLAGDAFSTFDAPVGRIGMLIDYDKTFPEAARALATDGAQIIAALSAWPASITDRASRLPADRQSRLFDLYDCARAAENQVVVVSSNQTGVMGNLRFLGQAKVVGPGGDILATTRSTGGLAKADVDIDSEIARARRVLNHIAELRPAAYRARTKPR, encoded by the coding sequence TTGGCACTGACTACGGTCGCCGCTGTCGCCGCTCATTTCGGTAGAGATCTGCAGCGCTGCCTGGACAAGGTTCTGGGAATCACCGCAGCCGCCGCGCAGGATGGGGTCGACCTACTGGTGTTTCCCGACGCCTGCCTCGGCGGCTACATCGGCGATTTCCGGACGCCCGACCTCAATGATCCGCCGCCGGCGCTGGACCCCGACGGTCCTGAGATCGCGTCGGTCGCTGCCGCCGCAGGCTCCATGACGGTGTGCCTCGGGTATGCCGAAGCGGCACCGGACGGCGGCCGCTACAACGCTGCGGTGTGCGTCTGTGGGGACGGCATTCTGGGCACCCATCGCAAAGTGCACCAGCCGGCCGGTGAGTCATTGACCTACCTGGCCGGCGACGCGTTCTCCACGTTCGACGCCCCAGTCGGGCGGATCGGGATGCTCATCGATTACGACAAGACGTTTCCGGAAGCCGCCCGTGCCCTGGCAACCGACGGGGCCCAGATCATCGCGGCACTCTCGGCCTGGCCGGCCAGCATCACCGACCGGGCTTCCCGCTTGCCCGCCGACCGGCAGTCGCGGCTCTTCGACCTCTATGACTGCGCACGCGCCGCCGAAAACCAAGTGGTCGTTGTGTCGTCCAATCAGACTGGCGTGATGGGAAATCTTCGTTTCCTGGGTCAGGCGAAGGTGGTGGGGCCAGGCGGCGACATTCTGGCGACGACCCGCTCCACGGGCGGACTTGCCAAGGCGGACGTCGACATCGATTCCGAGATTGCCCGCGCGCGCCGGGTTTTGAACCATATTGCCGAGCTACGGCCGGCGGCCTATCGGGCAAGGACCAAGCCGAGATGA
- a CDS encoding aldehyde dehydrogenase produces MALLADGVSELFIDGKMSAGSAGTFPTINPATEEVLGVAADGDADDMSRAIDAARRAFDETDWSRNTALRVRCVRQLREAMQQNLEELRELTIAEVGAPRMLTGIAQLEGPVNDLAFAADTAESYEYNQDLGVASPMGIPTRRTIAREAVGVVGAITPWNFPHQINLAKIGPALAAGNTVVLKPAPDTPWCAAVLGELIAEHTDFPPGVINIVTSTDHSVGALLAKDPRVDMVSFTGSTATGRSVMADGAATIKKVFLELGGKSAFIVLDDADLSAAVSVAGFSVCMHAGQGCAITTRLLVPRARYDEAVSVAAATMGGIKAGDPTDPGTICGPVISARQRDRIEGYLESAITEGGTFACGGGRPAGRELGFFIEPTVIAGLDNHARCSREEIFGPVLTVIAHDGDDDAIRIANDSLYGLSGTVFGADPDRAAAAATRVRAGTINVNGGVWYSADAPFGGYKQSGNGREMGLAGFEEYLEIKTIATAV; encoded by the coding sequence ATGGCCTTGCTGGCCGACGGCGTGAGTGAACTGTTCATCGACGGCAAGATGTCGGCCGGCAGCGCCGGCACCTTCCCCACCATCAACCCGGCGACCGAGGAAGTGCTCGGAGTCGCGGCCGACGGCGACGCCGACGACATGAGCCGCGCCATCGACGCCGCCCGCCGCGCGTTTGACGAGACGGACTGGTCGCGCAACACCGCATTGCGGGTGCGGTGCGTGCGGCAATTACGCGAGGCGATGCAACAGAATCTCGAAGAGCTACGCGAACTCACCATCGCCGAGGTTGGCGCGCCGCGCATGCTGACCGGCATCGCGCAGCTGGAAGGTCCCGTCAACGACCTGGCGTTCGCGGCGGATACCGCCGAATCCTATGAATACAACCAGGATCTCGGGGTGGCGTCGCCGATGGGCATCCCGACGCGGCGCACCATCGCCCGCGAAGCCGTCGGCGTGGTCGGCGCTATCACGCCGTGGAACTTCCCGCATCAGATCAACCTCGCCAAGATCGGGCCGGCCCTGGCCGCCGGAAATACCGTTGTCCTCAAGCCCGCCCCCGACACCCCGTGGTGTGCCGCCGTGCTAGGTGAACTCATTGCCGAGCACACGGACTTTCCGCCGGGCGTGATCAACATCGTCACCTCCACTGACCACAGCGTCGGCGCATTGTTGGCGAAAGACCCTCGGGTCGATATGGTTTCGTTCACCGGATCGACCGCCACCGGGCGCAGCGTGATGGCGGATGGCGCCGCGACAATCAAGAAGGTGTTCCTCGAGCTGGGCGGCAAGTCGGCGTTCATCGTCCTCGACGATGCCGACCTGAGCGCAGCGGTAAGCGTGGCGGGATTCTCGGTGTGCATGCACGCCGGCCAGGGATGCGCAATCACCACCCGGCTGTTGGTGCCGCGTGCACGGTATGACGAAGCCGTCTCGGTCGCCGCTGCCACGATGGGCGGCATCAAAGCCGGCGATCCCACCGACCCCGGAACCATTTGTGGGCCGGTGATTTCAGCACGGCAGCGGGACCGCATTGAGGGCTACCTCGAGTCGGCGATCACCGAGGGCGGGACGTTCGCATGCGGGGGCGGCCGACCGGCCGGCCGCGAACTCGGCTTCTTCATCGAACCGACCGTGATCGCGGGGCTGGACAACCACGCGCGCTGCTCGCGTGAAGAGATCTTTGGCCCGGTCTTGACCGTCATCGCTCACGACGGCGACGACGACGCCATCCGCATCGCCAACGACTCGCTCTACGGCTTGTCGGGCACCGTTTTCGGCGCTGATCCCGACAGGGCGGCCGCGGCCGCCACCCGCGTCCGTGCCGGAACGATCAATGTCAATGGCGGCGTGTGGTATTCGGCCGATGCGCCGTTCGGTGGTTACAAGCAGTCCGGGAACGGTCGTGAGATGGGGTTGGCCGGTTTCGAGGAGTACCTCGAGATCAAAACCATTGCGACCGCGGTTTGA
- a CDS encoding NAD(P)-dependent oxidoreductase: MTEHFRLGYIGLGNMGAPMATKMTEWPGGVTVYDVRAEAMTPLAEKGASLADSVASVAAADIIHITVLDDAQVREVVAELAANAKPGTVIAIHSTISDTTAVELAAELKPHGIHVVDAPVSGGAAAAGKGELATMVGAEREVYERIKPAFKHWAAVVVHAGEPGAGTRMKLARNMLTFTSYVAACEAMRLAEAAGLDLQALGRVVRHTDALTSGPGAIMVRDNMKDIEPDDFLYQPFVHTRELGEKDLSLALALGESVSVDLPLARLAYDGLAAGLGVPHTEGGS; the protein is encoded by the coding sequence ATGACTGAGCATTTCAGGCTCGGCTATATCGGTCTGGGCAACATGGGCGCCCCGATGGCGACGAAGATGACCGAATGGCCTGGTGGGGTAACGGTTTACGATGTTCGCGCCGAGGCGATGACGCCGCTGGCCGAGAAGGGCGCCAGCCTGGCGGATAGCGTGGCGAGCGTGGCTGCCGCCGACATCATCCACATCACCGTCCTCGACGACGCCCAGGTGCGGGAGGTTGTCGCCGAGCTGGCCGCAAACGCCAAGCCCGGCACCGTCATTGCGATTCACTCCACCATCAGCGACACCACGGCCGTCGAGCTCGCTGCCGAGCTCAAACCGCACGGCATCCACGTCGTCGACGCACCCGTGAGCGGCGGGGCCGCTGCGGCGGGCAAGGGTGAGCTCGCCACCATGGTGGGCGCCGAACGCGAAGTCTACGAGCGGATCAAGCCGGCGTTCAAACATTGGGCGGCGGTGGTCGTGCACGCCGGTGAGCCGGGCGCCGGCACACGAATGAAGTTGGCCCGCAACATGTTGACCTTCACCTCATACGTCGCGGCATGCGAAGCCATGAGACTGGCGGAGGCTGCCGGGCTGGATTTGCAGGCGTTGGGTCGGGTGGTGCGTCACACCGATGCGCTCACCAGCGGGCCCGGCGCGATCATGGTGCGCGACAATATGAAGGACATTGAGCCAGACGACTTCCTGTATCAACCCTTCGTGCACACGCGGGAGCTGGGGGAGAAGGATCTGAGTTTGGCCTTGGCATTGGGCGAATCGGTGTCGGTCGATTTGCCGCTGGCCCGGTTGGCGTATGACGGGCTGGCAGCAGGTCTCGGCGTGCCGCACACAGAGGGAGGGTCGTAA
- a CDS encoding MarR family winged helix-turn-helix transcriptional regulator, which yields MTERTGKSVPALDAAKIWSLNYRVLLSVIAGAEADICALGLESKELFLLAEIDDHPYPAELAATLSMPKATVTLYLKRLESAGFVRREIDPSDLRRHRLLLTVAGRQVVSKGLAVLSGEFDKRLGRLTATQRKDFKSLLERIV from the coding sequence ATGACTGAACGAACTGGCAAGTCGGTGCCTGCGCTCGATGCCGCCAAGATCTGGTCATTGAACTATCGGGTGCTGCTGTCGGTGATCGCGGGTGCCGAGGCCGATATCTGCGCGCTGGGACTGGAATCGAAGGAGTTGTTCCTACTCGCCGAGATCGACGACCATCCCTATCCAGCCGAGTTGGCTGCGACGTTGAGTATGCCGAAGGCCACGGTGACGCTGTACCTGAAGCGGCTCGAGTCCGCGGGCTTCGTGCGCCGTGAGATCGACCCCTCCGATCTGCGGCGCCACCGGTTGCTGCTCACCGTTGCCGGACGTCAGGTGGTGAGCAAAGGTCTGGCCGTCCTGTCCGGCGAGTTCGACAAGCGTCTCGGGCGGCTGACTGCCACCCAGCGAAAGGACTTCAAAAGCTTGCTCGAGAGGATCGTCTGA
- a CDS encoding TetR family transcriptional regulator has product MSSDALVAVTSQAEQQSGLPARNRRQEGTFRKVLAAGIETLREKSYAGLTVRAVAARAKVAPATAYTYFSSKNHLIAEVYLDLVRQVPFFTDVNEPMPIRVDKVLRHLALVVADEPEVGAACTTALLGGGTDPVVAAVRDHIGGEIHRRIETAIGPTADPNTVAALEMAFFGALVQAGSGQFTYHQIADRLAYVVGLMLPGHGRTSQEAGTE; this is encoded by the coding sequence GTGTCCAGCGATGCCTTAGTTGCGGTCACTTCCCAGGCCGAGCAACAATCCGGTCTTCCGGCGCGCAACCGACGCCAGGAGGGGACCTTCCGTAAGGTGCTCGCCGCCGGCATCGAGACCTTGCGGGAGAAGTCGTATGCCGGCTTGACGGTGCGCGCGGTCGCCGCCCGCGCCAAGGTCGCACCGGCCACCGCGTACACCTATTTCTCGTCGAAGAACCACCTGATCGCCGAGGTTTATCTGGACCTGGTGCGGCAGGTGCCGTTCTTCACCGACGTCAACGAACCGATGCCGATCCGAGTGGACAAGGTGTTGCGCCACCTGGCGCTGGTCGTCGCCGACGAACCCGAGGTCGGTGCGGCGTGCACGACGGCGTTGCTCGGCGGCGGCACCGATCCCGTGGTGGCGGCCGTGCGCGACCACATCGGCGGTGAGATTCACCGCCGCATCGAGACGGCCATCGGGCCGACCGCCGACCCGAACACGGTCGCCGCGTTGGAGATGGCCTTCTTCGGTGCCTTGGTGCAGGCCGGCAGTGGCCAATTCACCTACCACCAGATCGCCGACCGGCTGGCCTATGTCGTCGGCCTGATGCTGCCCGGTCACGGGAGGACGAGCCAGGAGGCAGGAACCGAATGA